The Macrobrachium nipponense isolate FS-2020 chromosome 1, ASM1510439v2, whole genome shotgun sequence genome includes a window with the following:
- the LOC135219830 gene encoding alpha-amylase 4N-like isoform X3 has product MVHRCNAVGVRIFVDAVINHMAGVGRHGEGSAGSSFDSDARDFPAVPYKADNFTPRDLCPSKSGTVDNYTDPYNVRNCYLLGLTDLYGATDYVRQTVAAYFNKLVDIGVAGFRVDASKHMWPEDLRAILELTHDLNTEQGFPAGTRPFFAHEVIDLGNGAVTPQEYYGLGRITEFKYSQKIALGIQELDQLKNVYEPGSGMVDPDKAFVFVDNHDNQRGHGGAGDTLSHKWPHDYRLGVAFSLAQPYGFTRIMSSYYFGDDSDAGPPHYSDYCTADVIINSENQCEGGWVCEHRWLSIYKMVRFRNAVAAADSWDDYYFDGNVVAFSRGDKGFFAMVKNGTIAKQTFPTRMPPGDYEDIVSCRPVTVRSDGTVQISVASEEEPVFAICQGCVCSGNIDVTRISRPHPPAQATSPMERIAASVIGGVHRTVVIIEKQTFENQDLFLRGGVDADKRPSCTEDVATDPCAIDMESNSLGETDHYNKYNSWRLGDTRLDWRGAEPGQGIYQGQAAFGSPMAWTSNQPGSPGFQRLNEWGEHYWMVDVNMNCSQTEKGWFEIKAFMDNWEEDIEQVSDCSGTAGGTTPYASKNHVGRCGYINVFTFGSPSCVVNTF; this is encoded by the exons ATGGTTCATCGTTGTAATGCTGTAGGTGTTAG AATCTTTGTGGATGCTGTCATCAatcatatggcgggagttggtCGTCATGGTGAGGGCTCTGCTGGGTCCAGCTTCGACTCCGATGCCAGGGATTTTCCCGCAGTCCCTTACAAAGCTGATAACTTCACCCCGAGGGACTTGTGTCCGTCTAAGAGTG GGACTGTTGACAACTACACCGATCCCTACAACGTTCGTAACTGCTACCTTCTTGGACTGACCGACCTCTACGGTGCCACAGACTACGTCAGGCAGACTGTTGCTGCATATTTCAACAAATTGGTGGACATAGGTGTGGCAGGTTTCAGAGTCGACGCATCGAAGCATATGTGGCCAGAG gaTCTAAGAGCTATATTAGAGCTGACCCATGACCTCAACACGGAGCAAGGCTTCCCTGCTGGAACAAGGCCTTTTTTTGCCCATGAGGTCATTGACTTGGGTAATGGGGCAGTGACACCCCAGGAATATTATGGCTTAG GTCGAATAACAGAATTCAAATATTCCCAGAAGATTGCTTTGGGCATACAGGAACTCGACCAGCTAAAGAATGTGTATGAACCTGGCAGTGGGATGGTAGATCCAGACAAGGCTTTTGTTTTTGTGGATAACCACGACAATCAGCGTGGACATGGTGGTGCTG GTGACACTCTGTCTCATAAGTGGCCTCATGATTACCGTCTTGGTGTGGCATTCAGCCTCGCTCAGCCATACGGCTTCACTCGCATCATGTCTTCTTATTACTTTGGTGATGATTCGGATGCTGGGCCTCCGCATTATAGTGATTACTG CACAGCAGATGTCATCATCAACTCCGAAAATCAGTGTGAAGGTGGCTGGGTATGTGAGCATCGATGGCTTTCAATCTACAAAATG GTCCGCTTTCGCAATGCCGTGGCTGCTGCTGATTCGTGGGACGATTATTATTTTGATGGcaatgttgttgctttctcgaGAGGTGACAAGGGATTCTTCGCTATGGTGAAAAACGGCACAATTGCTAAG CAGACGTTTCCAACTCGCATGCCACCAGGAGACTATGAGGACATCGTCTCATGCCGGCCAGTTACTGTGAGAAGTGATGGTACAGTCCAGATCTCAGTCGCCAGTGAAGAAGAGCCGGTCTTTGCCATCTGTCAAGGCTGTGTCTGTTCAGGGAACATTGACGTTACACGGATTTCTAGACCAC ATCCTCCAGCGCAAGCAACCTCACCCATGGAGCGTATTGCAGCCTCTGTTATTGGAGGTGTTCATCGCACTGTTGTTATCATTGAAAAACAAACCTTCGAGAATCAAGATCTGTTCCTTCGAGGAGGCGTTGATGCAGACAAAAGGccaa GCTGCACCGAGGACGTTGCCACGGACCCTTGCGCCATCGACATGGAATCGAACTCTTTGGGCGAGACTGACCATTACAACAAGTACAATTCGTGGCGTCTTGGAGATACCAGGCTAGACTGGCGAGGAGCGGAGCCAGGTCAAGGCATTTACCAGGGTCAAGCTGCTTTCGGGTCTCCGATGGCTTGGACATCCAACCAACCTGGAAGTCCTGGCTTCCAGAGGCTGAATGA ATGGGGCGAACACTATTGGATGGTTGACGTTAACATGAACTGCTCGCAAACAGAGAAGGGATGGTTCGAAATAAAGGCCTTCATGGACAACTGGGAAGAGGACATAGAGCAG gtCTCGGATTGTTCTGGTACTGCAGGTGGAACTACCCCGTATGCAAGCAAGAACCATGTTGGTAGGTGTGGCTACATCAATGTATTTACCTTCGGTTCTCCATCTTGTGTAGTGAACACCTTTTAA
- the LOC135219830 gene encoding alpha-amylase-like isoform X1 — MIRRDYKMSACMFPHTPTPNDLLSKLLDSFVGFAYTLAVWAGQEEGYENPACGGKSVIVHLFEWKWTDIALECERFLAGAGFCGVQVSPPNEHTVITTDYPYPWWQRYQPVSYKLHSRSGTEEEFVDMVHRCNAVGVRIFVDAVINHMAGVGRHGEGSAGSSFDSDARDFPAVPYKADNFTPRDLCPSKSGTVDNYTDPYNVRNCYLLGLTDLYGATDYVRQTVAAYFNKLVDIGVAGFRVDASKHMWPEDLRAILELTHDLNTEQGFPAGTRPFFAHEVIDLGNGAVTPQEYYGLGRITEFKYSQKIALGIQELDQLKNVYEPGSGMVDPDKAFVFVDNHDNQRGHGGAGDTLSHKWPHDYRLGVAFSLAQPYGFTRIMSSYYFGDDSDAGPPHYSDYCTADVIINSENQCEGGWVCEHRWLSIYKMVRFRNAVAAADSWDDYYFDGNVVAFSRGDKGFFAMVKNGTIAKQTFPTRMPPGDYEDIVSCRPVTVRSDGTVQISVASEEEPVFAICQGCVCSGNIDVTRISRPHPPAQATSPMERIAASVIGGVHRTVVIIEKQTFENQDLFLRGGVDADKRPSCTEDVATDPCAIDMESNSLGETDHYNKYNSWRLGDTRLDWRGAEPGQGIYQGQAAFGSPMAWTSNQPGSPGFQRLNEWGEHYWMVDVNMNCSQTEKGWFEIKAFMDNWEEDIEQVSDCSGTAGGTTPYASKNHVGRCGYINVFTFGSPSCVVNTF; from the exons ATGATCAGAAGAGACTATAAGATGTCAGCTTGCATGTTCCCTCACACACCCACACCGAACGATCTTCTTTCGAAGCTCCTAGACAG TTTTGTAGGCTTTGCCTACACCTTGGCTGTTTGGGCAGGGCAGGAAGAAGGATACGAGAACCCTGCCTGTGGAGGGAAATCTGTCATCGTCCACCTCTTCGAATGGAAGTGGACAGACATAGCCCTGGAGTGTGAAAGGTTTTTAGCCGGTGCCGGATTCTGCGGTGTTCAG GTTTCTCCTCCAAATGAACACACAGTGATTACGACAGACTACCCGTATCCTTGGTGGCAGAGGTACCAACCAGTGTCATATAAGCTCCACTCCAGATCAGGGACAGAGGAGGAGTTTGTTGATATGGTTCATCGTTGTAATGCTGTAGGTGTTAG AATCTTTGTGGATGCTGTCATCAatcatatggcgggagttggtCGTCATGGTGAGGGCTCTGCTGGGTCCAGCTTCGACTCCGATGCCAGGGATTTTCCCGCAGTCCCTTACAAAGCTGATAACTTCACCCCGAGGGACTTGTGTCCGTCTAAGAGTG GGACTGTTGACAACTACACCGATCCCTACAACGTTCGTAACTGCTACCTTCTTGGACTGACCGACCTCTACGGTGCCACAGACTACGTCAGGCAGACTGTTGCTGCATATTTCAACAAATTGGTGGACATAGGTGTGGCAGGTTTCAGAGTCGACGCATCGAAGCATATGTGGCCAGAG gaTCTAAGAGCTATATTAGAGCTGACCCATGACCTCAACACGGAGCAAGGCTTCCCTGCTGGAACAAGGCCTTTTTTTGCCCATGAGGTCATTGACTTGGGTAATGGGGCAGTGACACCCCAGGAATATTATGGCTTAG GTCGAATAACAGAATTCAAATATTCCCAGAAGATTGCTTTGGGCATACAGGAACTCGACCAGCTAAAGAATGTGTATGAACCTGGCAGTGGGATGGTAGATCCAGACAAGGCTTTTGTTTTTGTGGATAACCACGACAATCAGCGTGGACATGGTGGTGCTG GTGACACTCTGTCTCATAAGTGGCCTCATGATTACCGTCTTGGTGTGGCATTCAGCCTCGCTCAGCCATACGGCTTCACTCGCATCATGTCTTCTTATTACTTTGGTGATGATTCGGATGCTGGGCCTCCGCATTATAGTGATTACTG CACAGCAGATGTCATCATCAACTCCGAAAATCAGTGTGAAGGTGGCTGGGTATGTGAGCATCGATGGCTTTCAATCTACAAAATG GTCCGCTTTCGCAATGCCGTGGCTGCTGCTGATTCGTGGGACGATTATTATTTTGATGGcaatgttgttgctttctcgaGAGGTGACAAGGGATTCTTCGCTATGGTGAAAAACGGCACAATTGCTAAG CAGACGTTTCCAACTCGCATGCCACCAGGAGACTATGAGGACATCGTCTCATGCCGGCCAGTTACTGTGAGAAGTGATGGTACAGTCCAGATCTCAGTCGCCAGTGAAGAAGAGCCGGTCTTTGCCATCTGTCAAGGCTGTGTCTGTTCAGGGAACATTGACGTTACACGGATTTCTAGACCAC ATCCTCCAGCGCAAGCAACCTCACCCATGGAGCGTATTGCAGCCTCTGTTATTGGAGGTGTTCATCGCACTGTTGTTATCATTGAAAAACAAACCTTCGAGAATCAAGATCTGTTCCTTCGAGGAGGCGTTGATGCAGACAAAAGGccaa GCTGCACCGAGGACGTTGCCACGGACCCTTGCGCCATCGACATGGAATCGAACTCTTTGGGCGAGACTGACCATTACAACAAGTACAATTCGTGGCGTCTTGGAGATACCAGGCTAGACTGGCGAGGAGCGGAGCCAGGTCAAGGCATTTACCAGGGTCAAGCTGCTTTCGGGTCTCCGATGGCTTGGACATCCAACCAACCTGGAAGTCCTGGCTTCCAGAGGCTGAATGA ATGGGGCGAACACTATTGGATGGTTGACGTTAACATGAACTGCTCGCAAACAGAGAAGGGATGGTTCGAAATAAAGGCCTTCATGGACAACTGGGAAGAGGACATAGAGCAG gtCTCGGATTGTTCTGGTACTGCAGGTGGAACTACCCCGTATGCAAGCAAGAACCATGTTGGTAGGTGTGGCTACATCAATGTATTTACCTTCGGTTCTCCATCTTGTGTAGTGAACACCTTTTAA
- the LOC135219830 gene encoding alpha-amylase-like isoform X2, whose protein sequence is MRKSTCRILFVGFAYTLAVWAGQEEGYENPACGGKSVIVHLFEWKWTDIALECERFLAGAGFCGVQVSPPNEHTVITTDYPYPWWQRYQPVSYKLHSRSGTEEEFVDMVHRCNAVGVRIFVDAVINHMAGVGRHGEGSAGSSFDSDARDFPAVPYKADNFTPRDLCPSKSGTVDNYTDPYNVRNCYLLGLTDLYGATDYVRQTVAAYFNKLVDIGVAGFRVDASKHMWPEDLRAILELTHDLNTEQGFPAGTRPFFAHEVIDLGNGAVTPQEYYGLGRITEFKYSQKIALGIQELDQLKNVYEPGSGMVDPDKAFVFVDNHDNQRGHGGAGDTLSHKWPHDYRLGVAFSLAQPYGFTRIMSSYYFGDDSDAGPPHYSDYCTADVIINSENQCEGGWVCEHRWLSIYKMVRFRNAVAAADSWDDYYFDGNVVAFSRGDKGFFAMVKNGTIAKQTFPTRMPPGDYEDIVSCRPVTVRSDGTVQISVASEEEPVFAICQGCVCSGNIDVTRISRPHPPAQATSPMERIAASVIGGVHRTVVIIEKQTFENQDLFLRGGVDADKRPSCTEDVATDPCAIDMESNSLGETDHYNKYNSWRLGDTRLDWRGAEPGQGIYQGQAAFGSPMAWTSNQPGSPGFQRLNEWGEHYWMVDVNMNCSQTEKGWFEIKAFMDNWEEDIEQVSDCSGTAGGTTPYASKNHVGRCGYINVFTFGSPSCVVNTF, encoded by the exons ATGAGAAAGTCGACATGTCGCATCCT TTTTGTAGGCTTTGCCTACACCTTGGCTGTTTGGGCAGGGCAGGAAGAAGGATACGAGAACCCTGCCTGTGGAGGGAAATCTGTCATCGTCCACCTCTTCGAATGGAAGTGGACAGACATAGCCCTGGAGTGTGAAAGGTTTTTAGCCGGTGCCGGATTCTGCGGTGTTCAG GTTTCTCCTCCAAATGAACACACAGTGATTACGACAGACTACCCGTATCCTTGGTGGCAGAGGTACCAACCAGTGTCATATAAGCTCCACTCCAGATCAGGGACAGAGGAGGAGTTTGTTGATATGGTTCATCGTTGTAATGCTGTAGGTGTTAG AATCTTTGTGGATGCTGTCATCAatcatatggcgggagttggtCGTCATGGTGAGGGCTCTGCTGGGTCCAGCTTCGACTCCGATGCCAGGGATTTTCCCGCAGTCCCTTACAAAGCTGATAACTTCACCCCGAGGGACTTGTGTCCGTCTAAGAGTG GGACTGTTGACAACTACACCGATCCCTACAACGTTCGTAACTGCTACCTTCTTGGACTGACCGACCTCTACGGTGCCACAGACTACGTCAGGCAGACTGTTGCTGCATATTTCAACAAATTGGTGGACATAGGTGTGGCAGGTTTCAGAGTCGACGCATCGAAGCATATGTGGCCAGAG gaTCTAAGAGCTATATTAGAGCTGACCCATGACCTCAACACGGAGCAAGGCTTCCCTGCTGGAACAAGGCCTTTTTTTGCCCATGAGGTCATTGACTTGGGTAATGGGGCAGTGACACCCCAGGAATATTATGGCTTAG GTCGAATAACAGAATTCAAATATTCCCAGAAGATTGCTTTGGGCATACAGGAACTCGACCAGCTAAAGAATGTGTATGAACCTGGCAGTGGGATGGTAGATCCAGACAAGGCTTTTGTTTTTGTGGATAACCACGACAATCAGCGTGGACATGGTGGTGCTG GTGACACTCTGTCTCATAAGTGGCCTCATGATTACCGTCTTGGTGTGGCATTCAGCCTCGCTCAGCCATACGGCTTCACTCGCATCATGTCTTCTTATTACTTTGGTGATGATTCGGATGCTGGGCCTCCGCATTATAGTGATTACTG CACAGCAGATGTCATCATCAACTCCGAAAATCAGTGTGAAGGTGGCTGGGTATGTGAGCATCGATGGCTTTCAATCTACAAAATG GTCCGCTTTCGCAATGCCGTGGCTGCTGCTGATTCGTGGGACGATTATTATTTTGATGGcaatgttgttgctttctcgaGAGGTGACAAGGGATTCTTCGCTATGGTGAAAAACGGCACAATTGCTAAG CAGACGTTTCCAACTCGCATGCCACCAGGAGACTATGAGGACATCGTCTCATGCCGGCCAGTTACTGTGAGAAGTGATGGTACAGTCCAGATCTCAGTCGCCAGTGAAGAAGAGCCGGTCTTTGCCATCTGTCAAGGCTGTGTCTGTTCAGGGAACATTGACGTTACACGGATTTCTAGACCAC ATCCTCCAGCGCAAGCAACCTCACCCATGGAGCGTATTGCAGCCTCTGTTATTGGAGGTGTTCATCGCACTGTTGTTATCATTGAAAAACAAACCTTCGAGAATCAAGATCTGTTCCTTCGAGGAGGCGTTGATGCAGACAAAAGGccaa GCTGCACCGAGGACGTTGCCACGGACCCTTGCGCCATCGACATGGAATCGAACTCTTTGGGCGAGACTGACCATTACAACAAGTACAATTCGTGGCGTCTTGGAGATACCAGGCTAGACTGGCGAGGAGCGGAGCCAGGTCAAGGCATTTACCAGGGTCAAGCTGCTTTCGGGTCTCCGATGGCTTGGACATCCAACCAACCTGGAAGTCCTGGCTTCCAGAGGCTGAATGA ATGGGGCGAACACTATTGGATGGTTGACGTTAACATGAACTGCTCGCAAACAGAGAAGGGATGGTTCGAAATAAAGGCCTTCATGGACAACTGGGAAGAGGACATAGAGCAG gtCTCGGATTGTTCTGGTACTGCAGGTGGAACTACCCCGTATGCAAGCAAGAACCATGTTGGTAGGTGTGGCTACATCAATGTATTTACCTTCGGTTCTCCATCTTGTGTAGTGAACACCTTTTAA